The following nucleotide sequence is from Acidimicrobiales bacterium.
CCATCGTGAAGCTCTTGCGCCGGACGACGCGGCGCTCGTCGGCCGGGCGGTCGAAGTACTCGGGCCGCTGGCCGGGAGGGTCCCCGTGACGCCACTCGTGGTCCTCGTGGCCGTGGAGGCGACGCGCCCGATCGGTGCCCCGGCGCCGGTGTCGCTCGAGGCGGCGAGCCATCCGGTCTTCGAGAAGGTCGACGGCCTCGGGCAGATCGTGCGCCGCGACGTGGGCCCGCACCGGGTCGCCGTTCACCACGAACACCGCCTCGGCCTTGGCCGGTCGCTCGCGCGCCCGGTTGGGCTCGAGGGTGAGGCGGACCTCCCCGAAGAGGATGGGGGCCCGCTCGTGGCTCGCGAGGTGGCGCAGCTTGGCGGTGGCGTAGTCGACCGCGGAGGCGGGCACGCCCTCGCCGGCGGAGACGGCCAGCCGAACCTGCTCCTCGGGACGGGTGGTGTCGCTGAGATCTGTCATCGCTGCTCCTCTTCCTCTCGGGCCACCTCGCGGGCGACCCGCTCGTCCTCCTCGTCCCACTCGGCGCGCCGACGCTCCAGGACGGCGAGCTCGTCCGCCGTGAGGGCGTCGGGGTCGGGCCGTGCCGGGTCGGTCAGGTGGAGGGCCCGTTGCTCGGGGCCCGCTTCCACCGTCTCGGTCTCGTCGTCGTCGGGTACCAGGTCGAGGTTGCGTCCCGCTTCCCGGGCGGCTGCACGCTCGATGGCGTGGGCGTCGTCATCCATGTAGGCACCAGCCGGCACCGACAGGTTGAGCCGGTCGGCCTCCCACATTCCCTCGTGCTCGGCGCAGAACCGGGTCGCCGGCACGGCTTCGAGCCGCTCCGAGGGAATGGGCAGATCGCACGTCTCGCATCGGCCGTAGCGGCCGGCCTCGAGCCGAGCCAACGCATCGGCGACGTCTCGCAGATCCGCGGCCACCTGGTGCCGGAGCGATCGCTCCTTCTCGTTCTCGAAGACCGCAGACGCGTTCTCGGCCTGTGCCCGATCAGGGCCGACGTCGTCGAATCCCCGGTCCAGGGCCTCGAGCCGCGCCTGTTCCTCTTCCAGCAACTGCCTTGCCGTCCGTTCGTCCATGACGGCACCTCCGTCCTCGTGGGTGGTTGGGGCGCGACGGGCCAGTGCGACGGCCGTGCAGCCGTCGAGTCGCCCCGTCGGGGGTTCGATCGACGCCGATCGAGCTCAGGAAGCGTGGTGCGCCAGGTGCTCGACCAGGGCGTCGGAGCCCGGGAAGAAGAGGGTCTCGTGGCCGGTGTCCTCCCATCGCACGATGTAGGGCGGCCCGCCGTCGGGCCCGCGCACCTCGAGGATCTCGCCGTCACGAATCGGCTCGCCGACGTGGTGGCCACGGATCACGATGCGGTCTCCTACTCGTGCCTGCATGGGGCACTCCCTTCTCGGAGAGGACTTCCACCGACATCGTCATCCCGCGACACCGGGCAGGACAGGGCCGAAGGTCACGACGGCCGCGCCTGACCCGTGGCGACGGCGGACGCCGCCGGACGGTGGGCTCAGACCGAGAGGTGCGAGGTCTCGTTGAACGTGTGCAGGGAGGGGCCCCAGGGGCCGCCGGCGATCCGGGTGACGGAGGCCGGCGCCACGAACGTGCGCCACGAGACCTCACAGCCGACGCCGAGGGCCCAGGCCACGGCCGCCTTCACCGGTGATACGTGGGTGACCACGACCACGTCTCGTCGGGTCGCCTCCTCGATCAGCTCGTCGCAGGCACCGGCGACACGCTCCTGGAGCTCGACCAGGGACTCGCCACCCTCGGGGTGGTAGCAGACGTCGGCGCGCCACTCCGCCCAGGTCTCACGCGGCACGTCGGCGGTCGGGGTCCCCTCCAGGTCGCCATAGTCCAGTTCGATCCACCGCTCGTCGACCTCGATCGGGCACCCGAGGGCCTCTGCGGTCTGGCGCGCCCGGAGCAGGGGGCTCGACACGACACGATCGGCCCGGAGCGCCGCGCCGACCCGCCGCGCCTGGGCCCGCCCCTCCTCGTCGAGGGGAGGGTCGTCGCGGCCCAGCAGACGACCCTGTGCGTTGGCGGCCGTGCGGCCGTGGCGGACGATGATGAGCACGGGCCCTAGTGGACGAGGATGCGCCCGCACTCCTCGCAGTGCACCATGGCCCCCGCCGGGGTCTTGCGGATCCGGTCGACCTCGACCGCCGACAGGCTGAGGTGGCACCCACCGCAGGACGTCCCTGCGAGTCGAGCCACCGCCACCCCACCCAGCTCGCGCCGGAGACGCTCGTACTCCGCGAGCAGCTCCTCATCGAGCCCGTCCACGCTGGCCTCCCGCGCCGCGACGGCTCGCTCGAGATCGGCGCTCACCGAGCTCTCGGCCTCGGCCAGCGCCGCGGTGAGCACCGTGGCCTCCTCGTCGGCGGCGGCCTGCTCGGCGCCGAGGCGCTCGAGGTCCGCGTCGAGCGGCTCGGCGGCCTCCATCAGCTCGAGCTCGTCGTCTTCCAGGCTCGTCTGGCGGCGCTTCAACGACGCCAACTCGTCCTGGAGCGCCTGGAGCTCCCGAGCCGCGTTGACCGCGCCGCCGTAGAGCTTGGCGTCGGTCTCCGCGCGTCGCGCCTCGACGATGGCGACCTCGTCCTCGAGCCGCTTCAGGTCCCGTCCGATGGCGCTGCGCCGCTCGGTGAGCTCCGCGACGCGCGCCTCGAGAGCCGCGATCTCGGTCATCTTGGCATCGAGGCGCGCCCGCTCGGGCAGGGCGT
It contains:
- a CDS encoding sigma 54 modulation/S30EA ribosomal C-terminal domain-containing protein, which translates into the protein MTDLSDTTRPEEQVRLAVSAGEGVPASAVDYATAKLRHLASHERAPILFGEVRLTLEPNRARERPAKAEAVFVVNGDPVRAHVAAHDLPEAVDLLEDRMARRLERHRRRGTDRARRLHGHEDHEWRHGDPPGQRPEYFDRPADERRVVRRKSFTMGEMTCDEAADALDLLGHDFLLFANLATGADAVVFYGDDHGLELIDASGRADAVATDTVAPVRLSHHGTPRCTVAEAVAQLDVDVLPFVFHVDPSTGRGSVVYRRYDGHYGVITPA
- a CDS encoding TraR/DksA C4-type zinc finger protein translates to MDERTARQLLEEEQARLEALDRGFDDVGPDRAQAENASAVFENEKERSLRHQVAADLRDVADALARLEAGRYGRCETCDLPIPSERLEAVPATRFCAEHEGMWEADRLNLSVPAGAYMDDDAHAIERAAAREAGRNLDLVPDDDETETVEAGPEQRALHLTDPARPDPDALTADELAVLERRRAEWDEEDERVAREVAREEEEQR
- a CDS encoding DUF1918 domain-containing protein, whose product is MIRGHHVGEPIRDGEILEVRGPDGGPPYIVRWEDTGHETLFFPGSDALVEHLAHHAS
- a CDS encoding histidine phosphatase family protein, whose protein sequence is MLIIVRHGRTAANAQGRLLGRDDPPLDEEGRAQARRVGAALRADRVVSSPLLRARQTAEALGCPIEVDERWIELDYGDLEGTPTADVPRETWAEWRADVCYHPEGGESLVELQERVAGACDELIEEATRRDVVVVTHVSPVKAAVAWALGVGCEVSWRTFVAPASVTRIAGGPWGPSLHTFNETSHLSV